The sequence CTGGAATTCCCTATGTTGAATCTATAAGGGAATTCGGAAGGGCCTACCCGAGTGCAGGTTATGGCGGTTCATTTAAAAACTGGCTTTTCTCTGAAAACACTACCCCATATAACAGCTGGGGCAATGGCTCTGCCATGCGAGTGAGCCCTGTCGGTTTTGCCTTTAACAGCATTGATGATGTACTAAAAGAGGCAAGGCTCTCAGCAGAAATAACACACAATCATCCCGAAGGAATAAAAGGGGCGCAGGCCACTGCCCTTGCAATATATCTCGCCAGGAAAGGGGCAGACAGGGATATGATTAAAAAAGAGATCCATGACAGGCTTAATTATGATCTTGACAGAAGTGTTGATGAAATCCGCGTTAACTACACCTTTGACGTATCATGCCAGGGCACAGTGCCGGAGGCTATAATATGTTTTCTTGAATCACGCTCATATGAAGATGCCATACGTAATGCCATATCTCTTGGTGGTGACAGCGATACCCTTGCCTGTATAACCGGAGGTATTTCAGAGGCCTTTTACGGGGCTGTTCCAGAGGATATTATTAAAAGAGTGAAAGAAATTTTACCCGATGATCTCATGAATATAGTAAATAACTTTTATAAGAAATTCATGAATTAGTGATAGAGTTTGAAGAAGTTGATTAGAAAAAGGCGTAATTTATTCTTTGTTATATGACTCTTTTTTCG comes from Desulfatiglans sp. and encodes:
- a CDS encoding ADP-ribosylglycohydrolase family protein, yielding MIGSIAGDIIGSVYEFNNIKTKAFPLFSPLSRFTDDTVLTIALANAIISGIPYVESIREFGRAYPSAGYGGSFKNWLFSENTTPYNSWGNGSAMRVSPVGFAFNSIDDVLKEARLSAEITHNHPEGIKGAQATALAIYLARKGADRDMIKKEIHDRLNYDLDRSVDEIRVNYTFDVSCQGTVPEAIICFLESRSYEDAIRNAISLGGDSDTLACITGGISEAFYGAVPEDIIKRVKEILPDDLMNIVNNFYKKFMN